The Primulina tabacum isolate GXHZ01 chromosome 7, ASM2559414v2, whole genome shotgun sequence genome includes a window with the following:
- the LOC142551334 gene encoding ubiquitin-conjugating enzyme E2 32, translating into MAEEKYNRKNPAVKRILQELKELQSNPSDDFMSLPLEENIFEWQFAIRGPRDSEFEGGIYHGRIQLPAEYPFKPPSFMLLTPNGRFETQTKICLSISNHHPEHWQPSWSVRTALVALIAFMPTSPNGALGSLDYPTEERRKLAVRSREASPTFGSSERQKLIDEIHEYILSKAPSEPQGNQISEARSRSDENEDQGDPQNDVVDATTESHPHADDENGIVEEPNETPPTANRTQTSQITSNVPTNGQQLLRNPELRAPKQADDRLFTWAAFGLTIAILLLLLKKFLKANGHGTVFMNES; encoded by the exons ATGGCGGAGGAGAAGTACAATCGGAAGAACCCTGCGGTGAAGAGGATTTTGCAGGAGCTCAAAGAGTTGCAATCCAATCCGTCCGATGATTTCATGAGCCTTCCTCTCGAG gaaaatatatttgaatggCAATTTGCAATTAGGGGACCCAGGGATTCAGAGTTTGAGGGGGGGATTTACCATGGAAGAATTCAGTTGCCTGCTGAATATCCTTTCAAGCCTCCTTCATTTATGTTGTTGACG CCAAATGGTCGATTTGAAACCCAAACTAAGATATGCTTGAGCATTTCCAATCATCATCCAGAACACTGGCAACCATCCTGGAGTG TTCGAACTGCCTTGGTCGCACTAATTGCATTCATGCCTACAAGCCCAAATGGTGCGCTGGGATCATTGGATTACCCAACAGAAGAGAGGCGAAAACTTGCGGTGAGATCTCGTGAAGCTTCACCGACTTTTGGGTCATCTGAACGCCAGAAGTTAATTGACGAG ATTCATGAATATATACTGAGCAAAGCACCCTCAGAGCCTCAAGGCAACCAAATCTCTGAAGCACGGTCTAGAAGTGATGAGAATGAAGATCAGGGCGATCCCCAAAATGACGTGGTCGATGCTACTACCGAGTCCCATCCTCATGCAGATGACGAAAATGGGATTGTCGAGGAACCAAATGAAACTCCTCCAACTGCCAATAGAACTCAAACATCGCAAATCACTTCTAACGTCCCCACAAACGGGCAGCAGCTGTTGCGAAACCCTGAATTAAGAGCTCCAAAGCAGGCTGATGACAGGTTGTTCACGTGGGCAGCTTTTGGGCTTACGATTGCTATACTACTCCTTCTACTGAAGAAGTTTTTGAAAGCTAATGGACATGGTACTGTTTTTATGAACGAGTCATAG